One Halobaculum roseum DNA segment encodes these proteins:
- a CDS encoding MFS transporter, with protein sequence MYLFFLAQGLSFTQIAVLEAIYNLTTLLGEIPTGYVGDRVGRRNSLLLGTALIAVTLFGIGLSNSFLPLAGLYVCWSMGYNFRSGSEDAWLYDTLTDDLSEDEFAHVRGRGESAALAVGAVAAILGGYLGSIDLSYPWFVAAGVTSIGVAVLLTIDEPETYKQTATDTLSLRRTVQIVRDVLARRQLRAFLLYYYVLYAAVTYLVFVFLQPIFETVVLDLGVPAPQVEALLGWFYAAYSLVGAGLSYYTGAIKETVGVQTWFLVIPFAVGGALVGMYFLPVLALPTFLLIRGVSDVTRSFAGQYINDRVETLGRATVLSAMAMVSGLAVIPFQLGSGVISDAVSPLFALGVGGVVLVIGAAAILLWGGPLIAESG encoded by the coding sequence ATGTATCTCTTCTTTCTCGCTCAGGGACTCTCGTTTACCCAGATCGCGGTTCTCGAAGCGATCTACAACTTGACAACGCTGCTCGGGGAGATCCCGACCGGCTACGTCGGCGACCGTGTGGGACGACGCAACAGCCTGCTCCTCGGAACCGCGTTGATCGCAGTGACGCTGTTCGGTATCGGGCTTTCAAACTCGTTTCTTCCGTTGGCGGGGCTCTACGTCTGCTGGTCGATGGGGTACAACTTCCGCTCCGGCAGCGAGGACGCGTGGCTCTACGACACCCTTACCGACGACCTCTCGGAGGACGAGTTTGCCCATGTCAGAGGCCGTGGCGAGTCGGCGGCGTTGGCTGTCGGAGCGGTGGCAGCGATTCTCGGCGGCTATCTCGGGAGTATCGACCTCTCGTACCCGTGGTTCGTCGCGGCGGGCGTCACGAGCATCGGCGTCGCGGTACTGCTGACGATCGACGAACCCGAGACGTACAAGCAGACTGCGACCGACACACTGAGTCTTCGCCGCACTGTTCAAATCGTGCGGGATGTTCTCGCTCGTCGTCAATTGCGTGCGTTCCTGCTGTATTACTACGTACTGTACGCTGCGGTGACGTACCTCGTGTTCGTCTTCCTCCAACCGATCTTCGAGACGGTCGTCCTCGACCTCGGGGTCCCAGCGCCGCAGGTCGAAGCGTTGTTGGGGTGGTTCTATGCAGCGTACAGTCTCGTCGGTGCAGGCCTCAGCTATTACACGGGGGCGATCAAGGAGACGGTCGGCGTTCAAACGTGGTTTCTGGTCATCCCGTTCGCTGTCGGCGGGGCGTTGGTCGGGATGTACTTCCTGCCCGTCCTCGCGCTCCCGACGTTCCTCCTCATTCGTGGGGTGTCCGACGTCACCCGTTCGTTCGCCGGCCAGTACATCAACGACCGCGTCGAAACGCTCGGGCGGGCGACCGTGTTGAGTGCGATGGCGATGGTCAGCGGCCTAGCTGTCATCCCCTTCCAACTCGGGAGTGGCGTCATCTCCGACGCCGTCTCACCGCTGTTTGCGCTCGGAGTCGGTGGAGTAGTTCTCGTCATCGGAGCAGCGGCGATTCTCCTGTGGGGAGGGCCCCTCATCGCAGAGTCGGGGTGA